A genome region from Panthera uncia isolate 11264 chromosome A3 unlocalized genomic scaffold, Puncia_PCG_1.0 HiC_scaffold_11, whole genome shotgun sequence includes the following:
- the SALL4 gene encoding sal-like protein 4: protein MSRRKQAKPQHINSEEDQGEQLPQRPAAEFADAAPAAPATGEPGAPMNHPGSSNDVGRAGASGKRPRREETHVCEKCCAEFFSLSEFLEHKKSCTKNPPVLIMHDSEGPVPSEDFSGAVLGHQPHSPGSKDGPREDGGGPGDTKEKLGAESVVFLKTETAPPPASQDVSCLPKAKVASTNVTLQALRGTRVAVNQRSVEAPPAPVPGASSIPWVLEQILCLQQQQLQQIQLTEQIRVQVNTWASHALHSGVAGADTLKTLGSHVSQQVSAAVALLSQKAAGQGLALDALKQAKLPHAHIPATSGSVSQGLAPFALKPDGTRVLPNVVSRLPGALLPQAPGSVLFPSPFSAVALDPSKKGKGKPPNVSPVEVRLKDEAVLCKHKCKYCSKVFGTDSSLQIHLRSHTGERPFVCSVCGHRFTTKGNLKVHFHRHPQVKANPQLFAEFHDKMVAGNGIPRGLSAPVPVDDSSLSLDSKPVLVTGTPSAGLPQNLSAGTNPQDLAGGPPPGDLQPGPSPESGDGSLLLSGLGPHHSSPRVGGFQGSGTPEPGSETLKLQQLVENIDKATAEPNECLICHRVLSCQSSLKMHYRTHTGERPFQCKICGRAFSTKGNLKTHLGVHRTNTSAKTQHSCPICQKKFTNAVLLQQHIRMHMGGQIPNTPLPENPCDFAGPEPVMVGEDGGAGAVCHDDLIESIDVDELGPQEAPGSSLKVPLPLPSGQAASPTLGFAVTAASLDAPGKAGPAPLILQRQSSRENGSVESDGLTNDSSSSVMGDQEYQSRSPDVLETASFQALSPANSQAESIKSRSPDAGGKADSAENSRPEMEGRSSLPSTFIRAQPAYVKVEVPGAFVGPATVSPGMTPLLVAQPRRQAKQHGCARCGKNFSSASALQIHERTHTGEKPFVCNICGRAFTTKGNLKVHYMTHGANNSSARRGRKLAIENTMALLGTDGKRVPEMFPKEILAPSVSVDPVVWNQYTTMLNGGLAMKTNEISVIQSGGIPALPVSLGASSIVNNTTISKMDGSQSALGAEVEKPGAADGVPKHQFPHFLEENKIAVS, encoded by the exons ATGTCGAGGCGCAAGCAGGCGAAACCCCAGCACATCAACTCCGAGGAGGACCAGGGCGAGCAGCTGCCGCAGCGGCCGGCCGCGGAGTTTGCAGATGCGGCCCCAGCGGCGCCGGCGACGGGGGAGCCGG GTGCTCCAATGAACCACCCAGGGAGCAGCAATGACGTCGGCAGGGCTGGGGCGTCAGGGAAGAGGCCTCGTCGGGAGGAGACTCACGTCTGCGAGAAATGCTGCGCAGAGTTCTTCAGCCTCTCCGAGTTCTTGGAACACAAGAAAAGTTGCACTAAAAATCCCCCCGTCCTCATCATGCACGACAGCGAGGGGCCGGTGCCTTCAGAAGACTTCTCCGGGGCGGTGCTGGGCCACCAGCCGCACAGCCCAGGCAGCAAGGACGGTCCCAGGGAGGATGGCGGCGGCCCGGGGGACACGAAGGAGAAGCTGGGGGCCGAGTCCGTCGTGTTCTTGAAGACTGAGACGGCCCCGCCGCCCGCGTCCCAGGACGTGAGCTGTCTGCCCAAAGCCAAGGTGGCCAGCACCAACGTCACCCTCCAGGCCCtgcggggcaccagggtggccgTGAATCAGCGGAGCGTCGAGGCGCCGCCGGCCCCCGTGCCCGGCGCCAGCAGCATCCCGTGGGTCCTCGAGCAGATCCTGTGCCTCCaacagcagcagctgcagcagaTCCAGCTCACGGAGCAGATCCGCGTCCAGGTGAACACGTGGGCCTCCCACGCCCTCCACTCCGGCGTGGCGGGAGCCGACACCCTCAAGACCTTGGGCAGCCACGTGTCCCAGCAGGTGTCTGCGGCCGTGGCCCTGCTGAGCCAGAAAGCTGCAGGCCAGGGCCTGGCTCTGGACGCCTTGAAACAGGCCAAGCTACCTCACGCGCACATCCCCGCCACGAGCGGCTCCGTGTCCCAGGGGCTGGCGCCCTTCGCCCTGAAGCCGGACGGGACGAGGGTCCTGCCCAACGTCGTGTCGCGCCTTCCCGGCGCCCTGCTACCTCAGGCCCCCGGCTCTGTGCTCTTCCCGAGCCCTTTCTCCGCCGTGGCGTTAGACCCGTccaagaaggggaaggggaagccaCCGAACGTGTCCCCGGTGGAGGTCAGACTCAAAGACGAGGCCGTCCTCTGCAAGCACAAGTGTAAGTACTGTAGCAAGGTTTTTGGGACCGATAGCTCCTTGCAGATCCACCTGCGCTCCCACACCGGCGAGAGACCCTTCGTGTGCTCTGTCTGTGGCCACCGCTTCACCACCAAGGGCAACCTCAAGGTGCACTTTCATCGACATCCCCAGGTGAAGGCGAACCCCCAGCTGTTTGCCGAGTTCCACGACAAAATGGTGGCGGGCAATGGCATCCCCCGTGGGCTCTCTGCACCGGTCCCCGTAGACGACTCGAGCCTCTCGTTAGACAGCAAACCCGTCCTCGTGACAGGGACCCCCAGTGCAGGGCTACCTCAGAATCTCTCTGCGGGgactaacccccaggacctcgcGGGCGGCCCCCCGCCCGGCGACCTGCAGCCCGGGCCTTCTCCAGAGAGCGGGGACGGCTCCCTGCTGCTCTCCGGGCTGGGGCCACACCACAGTTCCCCCAGGGTCGGTGGCTTCCAAGGGAGCGGGACACCCGAGCCGGGGTCGGAGACCCTGAAACTGCAGCAGCTGGTGGAGAACATCGACAAGGCCACCGCCGAGCCCAACGAGTGTCTCATCTGCCACCGGGTCCTGAGCTGCCAGAGCTCCCTCAAGATGCATTACCGCACCCACACCGGGGAGAGGCCGTTCCAGTGCAAGATCTGCGGTCGGGCCTTCTCCACCAAGGGCAACCTGAAGACGCACCTCGGGGTGCACCGGACCAACACGTCCGCAAAGACGCAGCATTCGTGCCCCATCTGCCAGAAGAAGTTCACCAACGCCGTCCTGCTGCAACAGCACATCCGGATGCACATGGGCGGCCAGATTCCCAACACGCCGCTGCCCGAGAACCCCTGTGACTTCGCGGGCCCCGAGCCAGTGATGGTCGGCGAAGACGGCGGTGCGGGGGCCGTCTGCCACGACGATCTCATCGAAAGCATCGACGTCGACGAGCTCGGCCCCCAGGAGGCCCCCGGGAGCTCCTTGAAGgtcccgctgcccctccccagcggGCAGGCCGCGTCCCCCACCCTGGGGTTTGCCGTGACGGCTGCTTCCCTAGACGCCCCCGGGAAGGCGGGTCCCGCTCCTCTCATCCTGCAGCGGCAAAGCAGCAGAGAAAACGGTTCGGTGGAGAGTGACGGCTTGACCAACGACTCGTCCTCCTCGGTGATGGGAGACCAGGAGTACCAGAGCCGAAGTCCGGACGTCCTGGAGACCGCGTCCTTCCAGGCGCTGTCTCCCGCCAATAGCCAGGCAGAAAGCATCAAGTCCAGATCTCCCGATGCCGGTGGCAAAGCAGACAGCGCCGAGAACAGCCGCCCTGAGATGGAAG GTCGTAGCAGCCTGCCATCAACATTTATCCGCGCCCAGCCAGCCTATGTGAAAGTCGAAGTCCCTGGCGCGTTTGTTGGACCTGCGACCGTGTCCCCAGGCATGACTCCTCTGCTGGTGGCCCAGCCACGCCGGCAGGCCAAACAGCACGGCTGTGCACGGTGCGGGAAGAACTTCTCCTCGGCGAGCGCCCTTCAGATTCACGAGAGGACTCACACTGGGGAGAAGCCTTTCGTGTGTAACATATGTGGGCGTGCCTTTACTACCAAAGGCAACCTGAAG GTCCACTACATGACGCACGGAGCCAACAACAGTTCTGCACGCCGAGGGAGGAAGCTGGCCATCGAGAACACCATGGCTCTGTTAGGAACTGATGGGAAGAGAGTTCCCGAGATGTTTCCCAAGGAAATCCTGGCCCCTTCGGTGAGCGTGGACCCAGTCGTGTGGAACCAGTACACCACCATGCTCAATGGAGGTCTGGCCATGAAGACCAACGAAATCTCCGTGATCCAGAGCGGCGGCATCCCCGCGCTCCCAGTTTCCCTGGGGGCTAGCTCCATTGTGAACAACACCACTATCTCCAAGATGGACGGCTCCCAGTCTGCCCTCGGTGCCGAAGTGGAAAAACCGGGCGCTGCTGACGGTGTCCCCAAACACCAGTTCCCTCActtcctggaagaaaacaagaTTGCAGTCAGCTAA